In the Lysinibacillus sp. PLM2 genome, one interval contains:
- the yukD gene encoding ESX secretion system protein YukD: MYIEISIDLKHYNGDCFDLRLSDYYTVKELIDIVWQAKSISYPPKEGFWVRVPNKQKVLSGNEQLAGSGITTGDRLEIL, translated from the coding sequence GTGTACATAGAAATATCAATCGACTTAAAACATTATAACGGGGACTGTTTTGACCTACGTCTATCAGACTACTATACCGTCAAAGAATTAATTGATATCGTTTGGCAAGCAAAATCTATTTCCTATCCACCAAAGGAAGGGTTTTGGGTTCGAGTGCCAAACAAACAAAAGGTTTTATCAGGGAATGAACAACTAGCGGGAAGTGGTATCACAACTGGTGATCGACTAGAAATTTTGTGA
- the yukB gene encoding ESX secretion system protein YukB: protein MSMSTILFFYDNYYQSIQLDQRKKDTVTVGNDSSHTVTIRSLSFSDGFLSITEDPFGFRVEQNEKFLGKVNPKQLFEWKDVNSGKTLNIILFQSIAKHETYFLGQKQEIIFSTESNDADILLKSNIHKKTRVFSLLKVGQQWVLENHSNSPLYMNGQKKLSRKAIELGDIVFVPFMLIRLVEEDLLEIISFEDYVSCLPLLKEPESEMKKKYPIYRRAPRMVYDLPKEKVSLSFPSQEHDPSNRGLWLILLPPLVMLIVMGIVAMIQPRGIFIIITMVMFVMTLITSSVQYVKDRANEKRKREKRVRVYSAYLENKRKELQELSEKQRFAMEFHFPTFERMKYLTSQISDRIWERTLESEDFLQFRLGTGTVPSSFSITLNTNDMANREMDDLIEQSQKLEKVYKESSDTPVVANLANGPIGLIGKERVVKREIHQIIGQLAFFHSYHDLRFVFIFDEADYKQIEWMKWLPHFNIPNMYAKGLIYNDKTRDQLLSRIYEMIRERDLEEEKDKLRFTPHLVFIITNQKLIEDHVILEYLEGDHQQLGISVIFASDAKESLADNIHTLVRLLNDSEGDILIQNKKAVSIPFTLDFHKKDDNERFARLLRTLNHQTGITNSIPESVSFLEMLNVKEVNDLNIPQKWSENESSKSLAVPIGLKGKDDLVYLNLHEKAHGPHGLLAGTTGSGKSEFLQTYILSLSVHFHPHEVAFLLIDYKGGGMAQPFRTLPHLLGTITNIEGSVNFTNRALASIRSELKRRQRLFDRNNVTHIHDYTQLYKQQLVDEPLPHLFLISDEFAELKNEEPDFIRELVSAARIGRSLGVHLILATQKPGGVIDDQIWSNARFKVALKVQDANDSKEILKNADAASITVTGRGYLQVGNNEVYELFQSAWSGAPYLSEHSDGEDEIAIVTDLGLIPLSNISAKESKRKGLTEIEAIVTKIEETQKEIGIQKLKSPWLPPLEERLFKHGLTSTEQGDIAIALIDEPEKQSQTPYHYRMMEDGNLGIFGSTGYGKSTTVLTILLNIAEQYSPEEVHYYLMDFGNGSMLPLKQLPHTADFFLAEEVRKMEKFLRMIREEIVRRKQQLQLLEVSSIKLYNNISDKKLPLLFVVVENYDFIKEELPDFEPSFNQFVRDGQSLGIYMIFTATRISSIRQAVMNNLKTKIVHYLLDQSEAYTVLGKMTLSPEPIPGRAIIKKDETYFSQIFLPATGANDFEILEAVKETVKSLKIKYAGHHSPNKIPMLPSDLTLKEFENYVGQMQQSHLFPIGLDEEFVQPVAINLINSKHCIVLGQAQKGKTNLLKVFLNTALQKDIRHIGLFDSFERGLASFSEEEAVSYLDSKERIEEWLTEIEAELSSREVAYVNKSLNDTTGLQFTPILLVVDDYARFLSNLDAKLQERIVNYMKHANYLGFNVIVTGNSNDLTKGYDALTTEMKQIRQAILLMKKSEQTLFSLPYDRKEEEIQAGFGYYVVNNKEVKIQIPLSDIERKIYS from the coding sequence ATGAGTATGAGTACGATTTTATTTTTTTATGACAACTATTATCAGTCCATTCAATTGGATCAACGAAAAAAAGATACGGTCACGGTTGGAAATGATTCTTCCCATACAGTGACTATCCGGAGTCTCTCTTTTAGCGATGGGTTTTTATCAATCACCGAAGATCCATTCGGTTTTAGAGTTGAGCAAAACGAAAAATTCCTCGGAAAAGTAAACCCAAAGCAGTTGTTTGAATGGAAAGATGTTAACAGTGGAAAAACACTGAATATCATTCTTTTCCAGTCAATTGCAAAACACGAAACCTATTTCCTTGGACAGAAACAGGAAATCATCTTTTCAACTGAAAGCAATGATGCTGATATTTTATTGAAATCTAATATTCATAAAAAAACTCGAGTCTTCTCACTTTTAAAAGTTGGTCAACAATGGGTGCTCGAAAATCATAGCAATAGTCCACTCTATATGAACGGTCAGAAAAAACTATCTCGTAAAGCAATTGAACTGGGGGATATTGTTTTTGTACCATTCATGCTCATTCGTCTCGTTGAAGAAGATTTGCTTGAAATCATTAGTTTTGAAGATTACGTGTCTTGTCTTCCGCTTTTAAAAGAACCCGAATCGGAAATGAAAAAGAAGTATCCAATTTACAGACGAGCGCCGAGAATGGTCTATGACTTACCGAAAGAAAAGGTTTCATTATCATTTCCTTCACAGGAGCATGATCCATCAAACAGAGGTCTTTGGTTAATTCTCTTACCACCACTAGTCATGTTGATTGTGATGGGGATTGTCGCGATGATTCAGCCACGAGGTATTTTTATCATCATCACGATGGTAATGTTCGTCATGACGCTAATAACATCCTCAGTCCAATATGTTAAAGATAGAGCCAATGAAAAACGAAAACGGGAAAAACGAGTGCGTGTTTATTCGGCATACCTAGAAAATAAGCGAAAAGAACTTCAAGAGTTATCTGAAAAACAACGATTTGCTATGGAATTTCACTTTCCGACCTTCGAACGGATGAAATATTTAACGAGTCAAATTTCGGATCGGATTTGGGAACGGACACTTGAAAGTGAAGACTTTCTCCAATTCCGTTTAGGGACAGGGACAGTGCCGTCGAGCTTTTCCATTACACTCAATACAAATGATATGGCCAATCGTGAAATGGATGACCTGATTGAACAATCTCAGAAGCTTGAGAAAGTGTATAAGGAGAGCAGCGATACCCCGGTTGTCGCAAATTTAGCGAACGGACCAATTGGACTTATCGGAAAAGAACGTGTCGTCAAAAGGGAAATTCACCAAATTATTGGGCAGCTCGCGTTTTTCCATAGCTATCATGACTTACGGTTTGTCTTTATTTTTGACGAAGCAGATTACAAGCAAATTGAATGGATGAAATGGCTTCCTCATTTCAACATTCCAAATATGTACGCTAAAGGCTTAATTTATAACGATAAAACACGTGACCAACTACTTTCAAGAATCTATGAAATGATTCGTGAACGTGATTTAGAGGAAGAGAAGGATAAACTTCGCTTTACACCACATCTTGTATTCATCATCACGAACCAAAAATTAATTGAAGATCATGTCATCCTTGAGTATTTAGAAGGGGATCATCAACAGCTTGGGATATCAGTGATTTTTGCGAGCGATGCAAAGGAGAGTCTGGCAGATAATATACACACGCTCGTGCGCTTACTCAATGATTCTGAAGGAGATATTTTAATTCAAAATAAAAAAGCAGTGAGTATACCATTCACGCTAGATTTCCATAAAAAAGATGATAATGAGCGATTTGCGCGGTTGTTACGTACATTAAACCATCAAACGGGCATCACGAATTCGATTCCAGAAAGCGTGTCTTTCCTTGAAATGCTGAATGTGAAAGAAGTAAATGATTTGAACATTCCACAAAAATGGTCTGAAAATGAATCATCCAAATCACTGGCTGTTCCAATTGGATTGAAGGGGAAGGATGACCTTGTCTATCTAAACCTTCATGAGAAAGCCCATGGTCCCCACGGATTATTAGCCGGGACAACAGGTTCAGGGAAAAGTGAATTCTTACAAACTTATATATTATCGCTATCTGTGCATTTCCACCCTCATGAAGTAGCGTTTTTGTTAATCGACTACAAAGGCGGAGGGATGGCTCAGCCATTTAGAACATTGCCACATCTTCTAGGAACGATTACGAATATTGAAGGCAGTGTGAACTTTACAAATCGAGCGCTTGCTTCCATCCGAAGTGAGTTGAAGCGCCGTCAACGATTATTTGACCGAAATAACGTTACCCACATTCATGATTACACGCAACTTTATAAACAACAGCTAGTAGATGAACCGCTACCGCATCTATTTTTAATTTCCGATGAGTTTGCGGAATTGAAAAATGAAGAGCCGGATTTCATTCGAGAACTAGTAAGTGCGGCACGAATCGGTCGGAGCTTAGGTGTGCATTTAATTTTGGCAACACAAAAACCAGGCGGGGTAATTGATGATCAAATTTGGAGTAATGCTCGATTTAAAGTGGCGTTAAAGGTTCAGGATGCAAACGATAGTAAAGAGATTTTGAAAAATGCGGATGCTGCTTCTATCACAGTAACTGGTAGGGGATACTTGCAAGTTGGAAACAACGAAGTATATGAACTTTTCCAATCGGCATGGAGTGGTGCGCCTTATCTTTCAGAGCATTCGGATGGAGAAGATGAAATCGCTATTGTTACAGATTTGGGTTTGATTCCTTTATCGAATATTTCTGCGAAGGAAAGTAAACGTAAAGGTCTCACAGAAATTGAGGCCATTGTGACAAAAATCGAAGAGACGCAAAAAGAAATTGGTATCCAAAAGCTGAAAAGTCCATGGCTACCACCGCTTGAAGAACGACTATTTAAACATGGGCTTACATCCACTGAGCAAGGCGATATCGCGATTGCATTAATTGATGAACCTGAAAAACAAAGTCAAACACCTTATCATTACCGCATGATGGAGGATGGCAATCTCGGTATTTTTGGTTCCACTGGTTATGGAAAATCAACGACGGTTTTGACGATCTTACTAAATATTGCGGAACAATACAGCCCTGAAGAAGTGCATTATTACTTGATGGATTTTGGAAATGGATCGATGCTACCGCTCAAGCAGTTACCTCATACGGCCGATTTCTTCTTAGCGGAGGAAGTACGCAAAATGGAGAAATTTTTGCGGATGATTCGTGAAGAAATTGTTCGTAGAAAACAGCAGCTTCAGCTACTGGAAGTAAGTAGCATCAAGCTATACAACAATATTTCTGATAAAAAGCTTCCATTATTATTTGTTGTCGTTGAAAACTATGACTTTATTAAAGAAGAATTGCCGGATTTTGAGCCTAGCTTTAATCAGTTTGTCCGAGATGGGCAATCATTAGGTATTTACATGATCTTTACAGCAACGCGCATTTCATCCATTCGCCAAGCAGTCATGAACAACTTGAAAACAAAAATTGTCCATTATTTATTAGATCAAAGTGAAGCATATACGGTATTAGGGAAAATGACGTTATCCCCTGAACCGATTCCAGGTCGAGCGATTATTAAAAAGGATGAAACCTATTTCTCACAAATCTTCTTACCGGCAACTGGCGCGAATGATTTTGAAATACTTGAAGCTGTGAAAGAAACGGTTAAATCGTTGAAGATAAAATATGCGGGTCACCATTCCCCTAATAAAATCCCAATGCTTCCAAGTGATTTAACATTGAAGGAGTTTGAGAATTACGTGGGGCAAATGCAACAATCACATCTATTCCCGATTGGGCTAGACGAAGAATTTGTTCAGCCAGTTGCGATTAATCTCATAAACAGTAAGCATTGTATCGTATTAGGGCAAGCGCAAAAAGGAAAAACAAATTTGTTGAAAGTATTCTTAAACACGGCGCTTCAAAAGGACATCCGTCATATCGGCTTGTTTGATTCGTTTGAACGAGGTTTAGCAAGCTTTAGTGAGGAAGAGGCAGTCTCTTATTTGGATTCAAAAGAACGTATTGAAGAATGGTTAACGGAAATAGAGGCAGAGCTATCATCTCGTGAAGTGGCATATGTCAATAAAAGCCTAAATGATACGACCGGACTGCAATTCACACCAATTTTACTTGTGGTGGATGATTATGCACGCTTTCTCTCAAACCTTGATGCCAAATTGCAAGAACGCATTGTGAACTATATGAAGCACGCAAACTATCTCGGATTTAATGTGATTGTAACAGGAAATTCGAATGATTTAACAAAGGGCTATGATGCCTTAACGACAGAAATGAAACAAATTCGCCAAGCGATTCTTTTAATGAAAAAATCCGAACAAACTCTTTTCAGCCTTCCTTATGATCGGAAGGAGGAGGAAATTCAAGCTGGATTTGGTTATTACGTAGTAAACAATAAAGAAGTAAAAATACAAATCCCATTATCTGATATTGAAAGGAAGATTTACTCATGA
- the yukE gene encoding protein YukE, which translates to MSGIIRVTPAELEGMSNRYGSESAQVEEQISRLDSMIQELQGMWEGESSRAFAEQYDSLRPSIVDMQRLLQDVSTQLKNTAHALDDADRQIASQIRG; encoded by the coding sequence ATGTCAGGAATTATTCGTGTTACCCCAGCTGAATTAGAAGGTATGTCTAACCGTTACGGAAGTGAAAGTGCACAAGTTGAAGAACAAATCTCACGTTTGGATAGTATGATTCAAGAGTTACAAGGTATGTGGGAAGGTGAATCCAGCCGAGCATTCGCGGAGCAATATGATTCACTTAGACCCTCCATTGTGGATATGCAACGACTATTACAAGACGTTTCAACACAATTGAAAAATACAGCACATGCCCTTGATGATGCAGATCGTCAAATTGCGAGCCAAATTCGCGGATAA
- a CDS encoding TetR family transcriptional regulator: MAIDRRQLILEAATKSFSLFGYKATTMDQVSKLANVGKGTIYTFFKNKEELFDEIISSLIKDMKAVAEQAIKHDSTIDENVNRVLFKLLEFRKSHQLTIKLFQEEREIGTQAVVDVVQRVEQAIINYMKGIIQEAIDRGEIKPCNPEITAFVMLKMYVSLIFDWEQHHTPLAKEEISKLFRLYFFDGLSNKSLHP; the protein is encoded by the coding sequence GTGGCAATTGATCGAAGACAATTAATACTCGAAGCTGCAACAAAGTCATTCTCTTTATTTGGTTATAAAGCAACAACAATGGATCAAGTTTCAAAACTTGCTAATGTCGGTAAAGGGACAATATATACCTTCTTTAAAAATAAAGAGGAATTATTTGATGAAATTATCAGTTCTCTTATCAAAGATATGAAAGCAGTAGCGGAACAAGCAATAAAACATGATAGTACAATTGATGAAAACGTAAATCGCGTTTTATTTAAGCTATTAGAATTTCGTAAATCTCATCAGCTTACCATTAAGCTTTTCCAAGAAGAACGTGAAATTGGTACACAAGCAGTAGTTGATGTAGTACAACGTGTGGAGCAGGCCATCATTAACTATATGAAAGGAATCATACAAGAAGCAATTGACCGTGGTGAAATCAAGCCATGTAATCCAGAAATAACAGCTTTTGTTATGCTTAAAATGTATGTTTCATTGATATTTGATTGGGAGCAGCATCACACACCCCTTGCCAAGGAAGAAATATCAAAGTTATTCCGATTATATTTTTTTGACGGATTATCCAATAAGTCTTTACATCCCTAG
- the yhgE gene encoding hypothetical protein, whose amino-acid sequence MKRSAFLAELKSILLNRKILIPILAVAFVPVLYAGMFLWAFWDPYAHMEDLPVAIVNEDTGADFEGESLHLGNELADKLENSEQFNFQIVSKEEGYKGLENRDYYLLIEIPKDFSANATTILDNDPKKLEITYVPNESTNFLSSQIGETAIKEIKAEISKNITSTYAETMFSKVTDLASGLDQASEGSSKLADGVVELSDGSKTLHENLELLATKSIEFTNGINSATSGANQIAVGSDQLSAGLKEVNSNLPALIDGTSTVENGLGLMKQQLPSQVADGISEQLEGSVENINVGIDQLETQLSTEISTQLTEGIVNGLSNELAEQMVTTQSTQMEQIKAALVANHVMSEEQANSFVTQLVSNSPTKEQIQQQYETQLTNQLQPQITTGIENGLDQGFTQLKTSLSDQLLSSTANLDEQLAEQIAPSFDQMLAGLGKINEGQLSVQQGVNELYKGSVDLNTGADNLNNGLKQLSSGADQLHDGADQLAEGSKELETGTDKLLDGSNELVTKLADGAEQANSVHADEDTYDMMGEPVLVNKQEINAVPNYGTGFAPYFISLGLFVGALLISIVFPLKEPVVKPKNALQWFISKFGVLAIVGIIQALLVDLILLVGLKMEITNLPLFIITSIITSFVFLTLVQMLVTMMGDPGRFIAIIVLILQLTTSAGTFPLELIPNALQPFSALLPMTYSVQSFKAVISSGDISYMWHNNAILLCYMAVFILITIGYFKVSMKRFSRVASETK is encoded by the coding sequence ATGAAAAGGTCAGCCTTTTTAGCAGAACTTAAATCTATCCTCTTAAACCGTAAAATACTTATTCCAATTTTAGCAGTCGCTTTTGTTCCTGTACTGTACGCTGGAATGTTTTTATGGGCGTTCTGGGATCCCTATGCTCATATGGAAGACTTACCCGTAGCGATTGTCAACGAAGATACCGGTGCTGATTTTGAAGGTGAATCATTACATCTCGGCAATGAACTCGCCGATAAGCTAGAAAATAGTGAGCAGTTTAATTTTCAAATTGTATCTAAAGAAGAAGGCTATAAAGGACTAGAAAATCGAGATTATTACTTGCTTATTGAAATTCCAAAAGACTTCTCAGCAAATGCGACAACTATTCTTGACAACGATCCTAAAAAATTAGAAATTACCTATGTTCCAAACGAAAGTACAAACTTTCTTTCATCACAAATTGGTGAAACTGCTATAAAAGAAATCAAAGCAGAAATCTCTAAAAACATTACTTCAACTTATGCAGAAACAATGTTCAGTAAAGTAACCGATTTAGCAAGCGGACTAGACCAAGCAAGCGAAGGCTCAAGCAAGCTTGCAGATGGTGTCGTCGAGCTTAGTGATGGTTCAAAAACATTGCACGAAAACCTTGAACTATTAGCAACTAAATCTATTGAGTTTACAAATGGTATTAATAGTGCAACTTCAGGAGCTAACCAAATTGCAGTAGGATCAGATCAACTATCGGCAGGGCTCAAAGAAGTAAATTCGAACTTACCTGCACTTATTGATGGCACAAGCACTGTAGAAAACGGGTTAGGGCTTATGAAACAACAGCTTCCGTCACAGGTTGCCGACGGTATCTCCGAGCAACTTGAAGGAAGTGTAGAAAATATAAATGTTGGCATTGACCAACTGGAAACACAGTTATCCACGGAAATTTCAACTCAGCTAACAGAAGGAATCGTAAATGGTTTATCAAATGAGTTAGCCGAGCAAATGGTTACAACCCAGTCAACACAAATGGAACAAATAAAGGCTGCACTTGTTGCAAATCATGTTATGAGTGAAGAACAAGCAAATTCCTTTGTCACTCAATTAGTAAGTAATTCACCTACTAAAGAACAAATTCAACAACAATACGAGACTCAGCTGACAAATCAATTACAGCCTCAGATTACGACAGGAATTGAAAATGGATTAGATCAAGGATTTACACAACTAAAAACATCTCTAAGTGACCAGTTGCTTTCATCTACAGCAAATTTAGATGAACAACTTGCTGAACAAATTGCTCCTTCCTTCGATCAAATGCTTGCAGGACTTGGAAAAATTAACGAAGGTCAGCTTAGCGTGCAACAAGGTGTAAACGAGCTTTATAAAGGATCTGTAGACTTAAATACAGGTGCAGATAACTTGAATAACGGGTTGAAACAATTATCTTCAGGAGCAGATCAATTACATGATGGAGCAGACCAACTAGCGGAAGGTTCTAAAGAATTAGAAACTGGTACAGATAAACTATTAGATGGTTCAAACGAATTGGTTACAAAACTAGCTGATGGTGCAGAACAAGCAAACTCTGTTCATGCAGATGAAGACACTTACGATATGATGGGAGAGCCCGTTCTGGTAAACAAACAAGAAATTAATGCCGTACCAAATTACGGAACTGGTTTTGCACCGTACTTTATCTCATTAGGTTTATTCGTCGGTGCCCTACTGATTTCTATTGTCTTCCCATTAAAAGAACCAGTAGTAAAACCTAAAAACGCTCTACAATGGTTTATTAGTAAATTTGGCGTGTTAGCAATAGTCGGGATTATTCAAGCACTTTTAGTCGATCTTATTCTATTAGTTGGCTTGAAAATGGAAATAACAAATCTCCCACTATTTATTATTACATCCATTATTACTAGTTTTGTATTTTTAACACTCGTTCAAATGCTTGTAACTATGATGGGAGACCCTGGTCGTTTCATTGCAATCATCGTTTTAATTTTGCAACTGACAACAAGTGCTGGTACATTCCCATTAGAATTAATACCAAATGCATTACAGCCATTTAGCGCTTTACTGCCAATGACATATTCAGTTCAATCATTTAAAGCAGTTATTTCAAGCGGAGATATTTCATACATGTGGCACAACAACGCAATTCTATTATGTTATATGGCTGTCTTCATCCTAATTACAATAGGCTACTTTAAAGTTAGTATGAAACGTTTTAGTCGGGTTGCTTCAGAAACAAAATAA
- a CDS encoding LysR family transcriptional regulator, translating into MNIQKYMAFVKAAEHGSFTKAAETLNYTQSGISRMIQDLETEWGVSLFERGRAGINLTSDGLKLFPQLKRICNEHEMLKRQLEELHDMQSGMIRIGTFSSAATHWLPNMIKFFKQDYPNIDFELLLGDYTEIESWILEGRVDFGFLRLPTKAEFETIFLEQDRLLVVIPEDHSFADCEKFPIKELLNSPFMLLEKGAKAEISEIFEHHQISPRISFTTWDDYAIMSMVENGLGISILPELILQRIPYKVIAKELEVPAYRNIGIAMREQKSLSLSAKKFLDYLPYRKEHM; encoded by the coding sequence ATGAATATTCAAAAGTATATGGCATTTGTAAAAGCTGCTGAACATGGGAGCTTCACAAAAGCAGCTGAGACCTTAAACTATACACAATCAGGAATCAGTCGTATGATACAGGATTTAGAAACTGAATGGGGAGTTTCCCTATTTGAAAGAGGACGAGCTGGGATTAATCTTACCTCAGATGGTTTAAAGTTATTTCCTCAACTAAAGCGAATCTGTAATGAGCATGAAATGTTAAAGAGGCAGCTTGAGGAGCTACATGATATGCAGTCTGGAATGATACGAATTGGCACATTTTCAAGTGCAGCAACCCACTGGCTTCCGAATATGATTAAATTTTTTAAACAGGATTACCCAAATATCGATTTTGAGCTGCTGTTAGGCGATTATACAGAAATTGAAAGTTGGATTTTAGAAGGTAGAGTTGACTTTGGATTTTTACGACTACCCACCAAAGCAGAATTTGAAACGATTTTTTTGGAGCAAGACCGTCTTCTCGTAGTGATTCCCGAAGATCATTCTTTTGCAGACTGCGAAAAGTTTCCTATAAAAGAATTATTAAACAGTCCATTTATGCTATTGGAAAAAGGCGCAAAAGCAGAAATCTCTGAAATTTTTGAGCACCACCAAATTTCACCGCGAATTTCTTTTACGACATGGGATGATTATGCCATTATGTCCATGGTGGAAAACGGGCTTGGGATTAGTATATTACCCGAATTAATTTTGCAACGTATTCCTTACAAAGTAATTGCCAAGGAGCTTGAAGTTCCTGCTTATAGAAATATCGGAATCGCTATGAGAGAACAAAAATCCCTCTCCCTTTCGGCTAAAAAATTTTTAGATTATTTACCTTATAGAAAAGAGCATATGTAA
- the yukC gene encoding ESX secretion system protein YukC, producing MLEKKQSYLEKQLDATLKFQPEQITLTFQNEKVKLEDELEIALLREVNPFIQKEITLTEDELIFTYKKEPNFITFEKLRSFDEKSRWMFASNIVKSIIMHSSNRLHIILCPENILIDESLTPYFLHYGVKESIPPYERDEKRLWQETRATIAAVVEPQFTFEQYIRFSKSIELSAMAERIMGAKDETELLDIIKKQLQVIEKEDKSYTKIKLKKWNWLRYSLVGLILLLLPLSIYTAYSAVILQPRQEAYIAVQGPFIQKNYSEIINKLTKYDVEDMPVVIQYELSLAYIVNETLMEEQRENVLKTITLQTDPRYYKYWIYIGRGQAEEALSLARQLEDLDYIMLALLHYEESVKANLKLEDEERERLLDNINTEKEEIQKQLEEIAENLEEEEDDNQEATSSVDESLSSKENEAVGNDDTPVNTETEENSATETAENPTTNSDENPVTESTDNSVETSGDQATNE from the coding sequence ATGTTAGAGAAAAAACAGTCTTATTTAGAAAAACAGTTAGATGCGACCCTTAAGTTTCAGCCAGAACAAATTACACTTACTTTTCAAAATGAGAAAGTGAAATTAGAAGATGAGCTAGAAATTGCACTTCTACGTGAAGTGAATCCCTTTATTCAGAAAGAAATTACATTAACGGAAGATGAATTAATCTTTACATACAAAAAAGAACCCAACTTTATCACCTTTGAGAAATTACGGTCGTTTGATGAAAAAAGTCGCTGGATGTTTGCTTCTAACATTGTGAAATCAATTATAATGCATTCATCCAATCGACTTCACATCATTCTTTGCCCTGAAAATATTTTGATTGACGAGAGCCTAACACCATATTTTTTGCATTATGGAGTGAAAGAAAGTATTCCACCCTATGAACGAGATGAAAAACGGCTTTGGCAAGAAACGAGGGCGACCATTGCAGCTGTAGTTGAACCCCAATTTACCTTTGAGCAATACATTCGGTTTTCAAAGTCGATTGAACTGAGTGCTATGGCTGAAAGGATTATGGGAGCAAAAGATGAAACAGAATTGCTGGATATCATAAAAAAACAACTACAAGTAATAGAGAAAGAAGACAAAAGCTACACAAAGATCAAGTTAAAGAAATGGAATTGGTTGCGTTACAGTCTGGTTGGGCTTATTTTACTGTTACTACCCCTTAGCATTTATACTGCATATTCAGCGGTAATACTCCAGCCGAGACAAGAGGCATACATTGCGGTGCAAGGGCCATTTATTCAAAAAAACTATAGTGAGATCATCAATAAGCTTACTAAGTATGACGTGGAAGATATGCCGGTAGTGATTCAGTATGAGCTATCTCTTGCGTATATTGTTAATGAAACGTTAATGGAGGAGCAAAGAGAAAACGTATTAAAGACTATCACACTACAAACGGATCCACGTTATTACAAATACTGGATATATATTGGGAGAGGGCAAGCTGAGGAAGCACTAAGCTTGGCAAGGCAGCTAGAAGATTTGGATTACATCATGCTTGCGTTATTACACTACGAGGAATCTGTAAAGGCTAACCTGAAATTAGAGGATGAAGAGCGAGAGCGACTGCTTGATAACATCAATACGGAAAAAGAAGAAATACAAAAACAACTCGAGGAAATAGCAGAAAACTTGGAGGAAGAGGAAGATGACAATCAGGAAGCTACAAGTTCGGTAGATGAAAGCTTGTCTTCAAAAGAAAATGAAGCTGTTGGGAACGATGATACTCCGGTAAACACGGAAACTGAAGAAAATTCAGCAACGGAAACTGCTGAGAATCCTACAACAAATTCAGACGAAAACCCAGTGACAGAGTCGACTGATAACTCGGTGGAAACTTCGGGTGATCAAGCAACGAATGAATAA